A single genomic interval of Portunus trituberculatus isolate SZX2019 chromosome 41, ASM1759143v1, whole genome shotgun sequence harbors:
- the LOC123516749 gene encoding solute carrier family 22 member 20-like, which produces MKSCPSIEYDHSLFSSSIVSDFHLVCEEFHMQAFYQIAYTFGGALGSAIGGSIGDRFGRLRAVQLGAVLYLGGTLAMAFVPLYEVVLLMRVILGFANTSMLVTGWNMVIEGSPPTARTLAGMLMGLPFSLFMMLLAGVGYFVRTWQNLLLACTSPVLLLIPLSFIADESPRWLLQQNRSKEAYTILQRAVRLNKAKINGDLSTIVEKIALGSKEKCSENSEMPASMYAKCMSGLHEMMEYFRSPGMRVILIVSPIIWFFQSFVYLGLAINANNFSSNDPFLYVAMTGVMDCGSIILSTPATAFLGRRVMIATELFVGGALLLLELVVPNEYSWVKWVLVMVGFLLVAGAFQVNFVYAPELFPTLARTRGFAFVNLAGNVGFMCAPLITTNLAKVNSWAPGVVFGCSGIFISLLMPLLPETRKKPLPENLQDVDNRWREGKFKNKSKAAGVENLAYTHDGGRDLCSVKNGTVSSSAKAE; this is translated from the exons ATGAAGTCATGTCCCAGCATTGAATATGAccattcccttttctcctcttctattgtGTCTGAT TTTCACCTGGTGTGTGAAGAGTTCCACATGCAGGCGTTCTACCAGATAGCGTACACATTCGGGGGAGCCCTGGGCAGCGCCATCGGAGGCTCCATAGGAGACAG GTTTGGACGGTTGCGGGCGGTTCAGTTGGGCGCAGTGCTGTACCTAGGAGGGACTCTGGCAATGGCCTTCGTGCCGCTCtacgaggtggtgttactgatgCGTGTCATACTGGGCTTCGCCAACACAAGCATGCTTGTGACGGGCTGGAACATGG tcaTAGAAGGATCCCCGCCAACAGCCAGAACCCTAGCGGGCATGTTGATGGGGctgcccttctccctcttcatgATGCTCTTAGCAGGTGTTGGCTACTTCGTCAGAACATGGCAAAACCTTCTTCTAGCGTGTACCTCCCCCGTGCTCCTTCTCATCCCACTCTCTTT CATTGCGGACGAGTCACCGCGGTGGCTGCTACAACAAAACCGAAGCAAGGAAGCTTACACCATACTACAGAGAGCCGTCAGACTAAACAAAGCAAAGATTAATGGTGATCTATCCACAATTGTGGAAAAGATTGCACTG gggagCAAAGAGAAATGTTCAGAGAATTCGGAAATGCCCGCTTCTATGTACGCTAAGTGCATGAGCGGCCTTCATGAAATGATGGAGTACTTCCGAAGTCCAGGCATGAGAGTCATTCTCATCGTCTCGCCGATCATCTGGTTCTTCCAGAGTTTTGTTTACCTTGGTCTGGCCATCAACGCCAACAACTTCTCCAG CAACGACCCTTTCCTGTATGTGGCAATGACAGGAGTGATGGACTGTGGTTCGATTATACTCTCCACACCTGCTACTGCTTTCCTGGGACGCCGTGTTATGATCGCCACGGAACTCTTTGTTGGAGGCGCCCTGCTTCTGCTGGAGCTCGTCGTTCCTAATG AATACTCGTGGGTCAAGTGGGTGCTGGTCATGGTCGGCTTCCTGCTGGTGGCCGGCGCCTTCCAG gtCAACTTTGTGTATGCGCCCGAGCTTTTCCCGACCCTGGCTCGCACGAGGGGCTTTGCTTTCGTCAACCTTGCGGGGAACGTTGGGTTCATGTGCGCCCcgctcatcaccaccaacctG GCAAAAGTAAATAGCTGGGCCCCTGGAGTCGTATTCGGCTGCTCTGGTATATTTATCAGCCTCCTAATGCCGTTGCTCCCGGAGACCAGAAAGAAACCGCTGCCCGAGAACCTCCAAGACGTGGACAATCGATGGAGGGAGGGCAAGTTCAAGAATAAATCTAAAGCTGCCGGCGTAGAGAATCTGGCATACACACATGATGGCGGGCGGGACTTGTGTTCAGTGAAGAATGGCACAGTTTCTAGTAGCGCGAAAGCGGAATAG